In a genomic window of Colius striatus isolate bColStr4 chromosome 2, bColStr4.1.hap1, whole genome shotgun sequence:
- the LOC133625000 gene encoding uncharacterized protein LOC133625000 isoform X2 encodes MSGSTARKVQPFTISTKLSLPKCAADFPGDACPGIALASALDAHRGLRRSLNERISLYLAQARASPAVPQGPPRSPSPGGDGGTDEERPNRSSLARSIKKITLSNWHGEAGAGNARGPVDQDRSGSERNHNNNNSRPGKAQFKVFLRKDVDAEDEQQKAGSPRPGAFCSLVDRGSPFYALAGTPPSSLQKDSPKGKEPTEALRCGGQSGPGAAPLLDPSPLVAQFNREMLQAEGWVRGKLRDLKDGCDLQDWEEVAQTLQRDMKDFENTLIKLNQMGEQLMCRASPSAEAVHRQLLALRDQWQLLKQTAASQSKALGGLRSLQDFNRKAERLEAWIRHKEEKPSLAALLQESPDKIQLTRRILDLKQEEQQFQSLHKELNSLAQKLEKQGKSESRSISARRKHLNKMWLRLQGTLKEHHEALQLALEVAAFLQQADTLLGAIRAKRSICSIGKPGESEPCRDRDVRDIASQVMMLDVTVSQLLSLQPSLAARVSPKHRDVKESWVQLQQALRTEKAPALVSSSLGSEAMALSPEPRGYNSSHGAVGKEAGDKRTRGPRSMVPKDVLEKMAENKRGEESSSGSPVVWQTPQGGDSKRRRREAEAECGTQQPEALVQDVCQAVNTDVSPHKEHTGPGVSLCSVGDPECREAARTQQEPLDTSSSARAVLLEGPEPGEPSHSPQVETMLQELGELWEDLQRKHQENGAVLREIDKALRLVGELDRAERWLQAVAGSLSEPAAMGSPAELRQRLEETAQLEKQLLLCGLKLQALREEVADEPPTKHDGARKMQRKVEMVEEKLARVQAALRCRAADLRDSLVLSEFLQDLQEEEARGRQGPAAPGSGRCGSQGSFPLLSAHVRQLPGSEDMSRPLGELQEAVEMLNDAAKERERVMEVAAETESLERRVAEVSPRLEALRCRAETLARDIAQAESSFAVVKSEKDLQGLQGLQSRQQELERAVSETLQGQLEELERASTHLQELCPAGLCAASQEAQGTLRAWAGLQDRLQQIRAHMQQAGLLHHFFKDYLAMISWTEDTRAQIFSESPSGHSHPETPCEELERRIEGKLKEFEALAASGQQLVSEEHYLSATIKERLEELQSMLGWVLVRWRAQKHQRDPGSKQEDRWDSESPSCTSPTNQEQHVLCAQPQLESIHSPVEFTPCSLLEPVQRQEPQLPTGAAPSPPALSGVGWSWGEPSSSTPCSVEPPKKAVIWDPAESSTLLLPPRGPSGLGGTVSLILSIGKKGERKKGQLVSVGERLGEEVPAPVETGKTSVMKRPPTVACCAPASSSGPPAAPHTLPKAGAGSLFNSLQRRERARAEQAQLLTLQGIMGASSLQPELEEHHGPSNTWPKKCGWRKEEPGAAAEAPLGGELLLYVRNPLVRDIDAESGATLRNPGLPNPKTMCPQLSLGSVLSLELPRDAVVLGCQQGAVVRQEEAEGQERRQGRRVMPQEPPGTQRAGWQKRVNVNGHGSQRLGTSLKGEQGTWFEEVSFNPSYSQHRAHGTGEERWSPLSPGSTSEDLLDFRPSQPSHVSVLHERLSWDGDELAAQLGQDGSPHGRGRARHCEAAQLELGPSPAGIPGRAGAGAIPGTTSAQQPAGSSQPGPPPASPTAPTQRSVLKWALESPQPHSPIPGVGGVCHPAHGQFEEEEEELQAIWDGASEQQAANPLASSHAYCHPGSRTGSLPSPDAGAGRPLILSSANNVLVAKFTLPTATRLLRSTSREECPGMGHGGGSPRGHGASPYAGQPVPTAPSNSPSAQDQQRHGEEEAEGSKALPVKTEFQMMEGTLERKHVLQAGGRKANCRAWGLFHTVLMRQTLCFYQDRRDSLKSSVVALPLNLSGAVCTPDAEYTKKTNCFRLQLRDGSEYLLRAPSQRLMNEWVSKLQQNSGFPEVDYFQAAAQRVESPSGAGGFSKVPSPGSSHLQGHHQIATAMSQEIMVLPHSNAWLQWPPGSQAGPAEGAVAAAEDTHGPKQREQQWSPRGSPALWDNSCQEDDYGLVANKRRSYSFTSATYQKISPVSVPQEAGEAGSSYSVTLYIGEQASAVPRTRCRSFVARPGSPRDAPAEKAPGPSRPKNKSVFKKFFGKRE; translated from the exons ATGTCGGGCAGCACAGCGAGGAAGGTGCAGCCCTTCACCATCAGCACCAAGCTCTCGCTGCCCAAGTGTGCCGCCGACTTCCCCGGGGACGCCTGCCCCGGCATCGCCCTCGCCTCCGCCTTGGACGCTCACCGCGGCCTCCGCCGCAGCCTCAACGAGCGCATCTCCCTCTACCTGGCCCAAGCCCGGGCCAGCCCCGCCGTCCCCCAGGGCCCGCcccgcagccccagccccggcggcGATGGGGGCACAGACGAGGAGCGGCCGAACCGCAGCTCCCTGGCCCGCTCCATTAAGAAGATCACGCTGTCCAACTGGCACGGGGAGGCCGGCGCCGGGAACGCGAGGGGACCCGTGGACCAGGACCGGTCTGGCAGCGAGAGGaaccacaacaacaacaacagcaggCCGGGGAAAGCTCAGTTTAAG GTGTTCCTGAGGAAGGACGTGGATGCGGAGGATGAGCAGCAGAAGGCCGGCAGTCCCCGGCCTGGTGCTTTCTGCTCTCTGGTGGACAGAGGCTCCCCCTTCTATGCA ctgGCAGGGACCCCTCCATCGTCACTCCAGAAAGACAGCCCCAAGGGCAAAGAGCCCACTGAGGCACTAAGATGTGGTGGACAAAGTgggccaggagcagcccccCTTCTTGACCCCAGCCCTCTGGTAGCCCAGTTCAACCGGGAGATGCTGCAG gcagagggctGGGTGCGAGGCAAGCTGCGGGACCTGAAGGACGGCTGTGACCTCCAGGACTGGGAGGAGGTGGCTCAGACCCTGCAGCGAGACATGAAGGATTTCGAGAACACGCTGATAAAGCTGAACCAG ATGGGTGAGCAGCTGATGTGTCGGGCGAGCCCCAGCGCTGAGGCGgtgcacaggcagctgctggcccTGCGGGACCAGTGGCAGCTCCTGAAGCAGACGGCTGCCAGCCAGAGCAAAGCCCTGGGCGGGCTGCGCAGCCTGCAGGACTTCAACAGGAAAGCTGAGCGACTGGAGGCATGGATCAGGCACAAG GAGGAGAAGCCCTCCCTGGCTGCACTCTTGCAGGAAAGCCCAGACAAGATCCAGCTCACTCGTCGCATCCTTGATTTGAAGCAG gaggagcagcagttCCAGAGTCTGCACAAGGAGCTGAACAGCCTGGCCCAGAAGCTGGAGAAACAAGGCAAAAGTGAGAGCAGGAGCATCTCAGCCCGGCGAAAGCACCTCAACAAAAT GTGGCTGCGGCTGCAGGGGACCCTGAAGGAGCACCACGAGGCCCTGCAGCTGGCCCTGGAGGTGGCTGCCTTCCTTCAGCAAGCAGATACCCTACTCGGGGCCATCCGCGCCAAG AGGAGCATCTGCAGCATTGGGAAGCCAGGGGAGAGTGAGCCATGCCGCGACCGGGATGTCAGGGACATAGCCAGCCAAGTGATG ATGCTGGATGTGACCGTGtcccagctcctcagcctgcagcccagcctggcagcccGGGTCTCCCCCAAGCACCGAGATGTCAAGGAGAGCtgggtgcagctgcagcaggcactgaG GACAGAGAAGGCTCCAGCACTGGTGAGCAGTTCCCTGGGGAGTGAAGCTATGGCTCTGAGCCCTGAGCCCCGAGGATACAACAGCAGCCATGGGGCTGTGGGGAAGGAAGCAGGAGACAAGAGGACAAGAGGCCCCAGGAGCATG GTGCCAAAGGATGTGCTAGAGAAGATGGCAGAGAAcaagagaggggaggagagcagctctggctccCCAGTCGTATGGCAGACCCCTCAAGGAGGGGACAGCAAAAG gaggaggagagaggcagaggcTGAGTGTGGGACACAGCAGCCAGAGGCCCTGGTGCAGGATGTCTGCCAGGCGGTGAACACG GATGTGTCCCCGCACAAGGAGCACACAGGTCCTGGGGTGTCCCTGTGTTCTGTGGGGGACCCCGAGTGCCGAGAGGCAGCACGAACGCAGCAGGAGCCACTGGACACCAGCtccagtgccagggctgtgctcctg GAGGGGCCGGAACCGGGGGAGCCCTCACACAGCCCACAGGTGGAGAccatgctgcaggagctgggggagctgtGGGAGGACCTGCAGAGGAAGCACCAGGAGAACGGTGCCGTGCTGCGGGAAATTGATAAG GCACTGAGGCTGGTGGGGGAGCTGGACCGGGCGGAGCGGTGGCTGCAAGCGGTGGCTGGGTCGCTGTCAGAGCCAGCTGCCATGGGGAGCCCAGCGGAGCTGCGCCAGCGCCTGGAGGAGACGGCccagctggagaagcagctcctgctgtgcgGCCTCAAGCTCCAGGCGCTGCGGGAGGAGGTGGCAGACGAGCCGCCCACCAAACACGATGGGGCAAGGAAGATGCAGAGGAAGGTGGAGATGGTGGAGGAGAA GTTGGCACgtgtgcaggcagctctgcGGTGCCGGGCAGCAGACCTGCGGGACTCCCTGGTGCTGTCCGAGTTCCTGCAGGACCTGCAAGAGGAGGAGGCACGGGGTCGACAGGGGCCTGCAGCG CCAGGGAGCGGGCGTTGTGGCTCGCAGGGGTCTTTTCCCCTGCTCTCAGCCCACGTTaggcagctgccaggcagtgagGACATGAGCCGGCCCTtgggagagctgcaggaggcCGTGGAGATGCTGAATGATGCAGCAAAGGAGCGGGAGCGGGTCATGGAGGTGGCAGCAGAGACGGAGAGCCTGGAGCGCCGG GTGGCAGAGGTGTCCCCACGCCTGGAGGCCCTTCGATGCAGAGCTGAGACACTGGCTCGAGATATTGCCCAAGCAGAGAGCAGCTTTGCCGTGGTGAAGAGCGAGAAGGACCTCCAGGGACTGCAGGGCCTGCAGAGccggcagcaggagctggag CGTGCGGTGTCAGAGACCCTGCAGgggcagctggaggagctggagagggcTTCCACCCACTTGCAAGAGCTGTGCCCCGCGGGGCTGTGCGCGGCAAGCCAGGAGGCGCAGGGCACACTGCgggcctgggctgggctgcaggacCGGCTGCAGCAGATCCGGGCCCACATGCAGCAGGCTGGCCTCCTGCACCACTTCTTCAAGGATTACTTAGCCATGAT CTCCTGGACAGAGGACACGCGGGCTCAGATCTTCTCTGAAAGCCCAAGCGGCCACAGCCACCCAGAGACTCCATGTgaggagctggagaggaggaTCGAAGGCAAGCTCAAGGAGTTTGAGGCACTGGCAGCGTCGGGGCAGCAGCTGGTGTCTGAGGAGCACTACCTAAGTGCAACA ATAAAGGAGCGCttggaggagctgcagagcatgctgggctgggtgctggtgcGCTGGCGAGCACAGAAACACCAACGGGACCCGGGAAGCAAGCAGGAGGACAGATGGGACTCAGAGAGCCCCTCATGTACATCCCCCACCAACCAA GAGCAGCATGTCCTGtgtgctcagccccagctggaGAGCATCCACAGCCCAGTGGAGTTCACGCCCTGCTCCCTCTTGGAGCCAGTGCAAAGACAGGAGCCACAGCTGCCAACGggagcagccccttccccaccagCCCTGTCAGGAGTGGGGTGGAGCTGGGGGGAGCCCAGCAGCTCGACACCCTGCAGCGTGGAGCCCCCCAAGAAGGCTGTCATCTGGGATCCCGCCGAGAGCTCCACACTACTGCTGCCGCCACGGGGCCCCAGCGGACTAGGCGGCACGGTCAGCCTCATCCTCAGCATCGGCAAGAAGGGCGAGAGGAAGAAGGGGCAGTTGGTGTCTGTGGGCGAGCGGCTAGGGGAGGAGGTGCCGGCACCG GTGGAGACTGGGAAGACCTCTGTCATGAAGCGCCCGCCCACTGTAGCCTGCTGTGCTCCAGCATCCAGCAGTGGgccaccagcagccccccacaccctgcccaaGGCTGGTGCCGGTTCCCTCTTCAACAGCCTGCAGCGGCGGGAGCGGGCCCGGGCTGAGCAGGCCCAACTGCTGACACTGCAGGGCATCATGGgtgccagctccctgcagcccgaGCTGGAGGAGCACCATGGCCCCAGCAACACGTGGCCTAAGAAGTgtggctggaggaaggaggagccaggGGCCGCCGCCGAAGCCCCGCTTGggggggagctgctgctctaCGTCAGGAACCCGCTGGTGCGAGACATCGATGCCGAGAGTGGGGCGACGCTCCGGAACCCAGGCCTCCCCAACCCAAAAACCATGTGCCCCCAACTTTCCCTGGGCTCTGTGCTCAGCCTGGAACTGCCTAGGGATGCAGTGGTCCTGGGGTGCCAGCAAGGAGCCGTGGTGcggcaggaggaggcagaggggcaGGAACGGAGGCAAGGCAGGAGGGTGATGCCACAGGAGCCCCCAGGCACGCAGCGGGCTGGATGGCAGAAGCGGGTAAATGTGAATGGGCATGGTTCCCAGAGGCTGGGGACATCCCTCAAGGGAGAACAAGGAACATGGTTTGAGGAGGTGAGCTTCAACCCCAGCTAcagccagcacagggcacaTGGCACTGGGGAGGAGCGCTGGAGCCCGCTGAGCCCCGGCAGCACTAGTGAAGACCTCTTGGACTTCAGGCCGAGCCAACCATCCCACGTCAGCGTGCTGCATGAGCGGctcagctgggatggggacgAGCTGgctgcccagctgggccaggATGGAAGCCCCcatggcaggggcagggctAGGCATTGTGAAGCTgctcagctggagctggggcCATCCCCTGCCGGCAtccctggcagggcaggggcaggagccaTCCCCGGCACCACCTCAGCTCAGCAGCCAGCCGGCAGCAGCCAGCCCGGCCCACCCCCAGCTTCCCCCACTGCCCCCACACAGCGCTCTGTCCTCAAGTGGGCGCTGGagtccccacagccccacagccccatcccAGGTGTTGGGGGGGTTTGCCACCCTGCCCATGGGCAGtttgaggaagaggaggaagagctgcAAGCCATCTGGGATGGGGCAAGTGAGCAGCAGGCAGCCAACCCTCTGGCAAGCAGCCATGCCTACTGCCATCCAGGGAGCAGGACAGGCAGCCTGCCCAGCCCTGACGCCGGTGCCGGCAGGCCTCTCATCCTCTCATCAGCCAACAATGTGCTAGTGGCCAAGTTCACCCTTCCCACCGCCACCCGGCTCCTCCGCAGCACGTCGAGAGAGGAGTGCCCTGGCATGGGGCATGGTGGCGGCAGTCCCCGTGGGCACGGGGCATCCCCCTACGCTGGACAGCCAGTGCCCACAGCCCCCTCGAACAGTCCCAGCGCCCAGGACCAGCAGAGGCATGgggaagaggaagcagaaggcAGCAAG GCCCTCCCTGTTAAAACGGAGTTTCAGATGATGGAGGGGACGCTGGAAAGGAAGCACGTGTtgcaggcaggagggaggaag GCCAACTGCCGGGCCTGGGGCCTCTTCCACACCGTGCTGATGAGGCAGACGCTGTGCTTCTACCAGGACCGCAGGGACAGCCTCAAG agctctgtggtGGCCCTTCCCCTCAACCTCTCCGGAGCGGTCTGCACCCCAGATGCTGAGTACACCAAGAAGACCAACTGCTTCAGGCTTCA GCTGCGAGATGGATCTGAGTACCTCCTGAGAGCCCCCTCCCAGCGCCTCATGAATGAATGGGTCTCCAAGCTGCAGCAAAACTCAG GTTTCCCCGAAGTGGATTACtttcaggcagcagcacagcgtGTTGAGAGCCCCAGCGGTGCAGGGGG TTTCAGCAAggtccccagccctgggagctCCCACCTCCAGGGACATCATCAGATCGCAACAGCCATGAGCCAGGAGATCATGGTGCTGCCCCACTCGAACGCCTGGCTGCAGTGGCCTCCAGGCAGCCAAGCTGGCCCAGCTGAgggggctgtggcagcagcag AGGATACTCATGGGCCCaagcagagggagcagcagtggTCACCCAGGGGCTCCCCCGCGCTGTGGGACAACAGCTGCCAAGAAGATGACTATGGGTTGGTGGCAAACAAGAGGAGGTCCTACTCTTTCACCTCAG CCACCTACCAGAAGATCTCGCCGGTGTCTGTGCCGCAGGAGGCGGGGGAGGCCGGGAGCAGCTACTCGGTCACGCTGTACATCGGGGAGCAGGCGTCGGCCGTGCCCCGGACTCGCTGCCGCTCTTTCGTGGCCCGGCCAGGGAGCCCGCGGGACGCGCCGGCGGAGAAGGCGCCCGGCCCCTCTCGCCCCAAGAACAAATCCGTCTTCAAGAAGTTCTTCGGGAAGAGGGAGTGA